One region of Intestinimonas massiliensis (ex Afouda et al. 2020) genomic DNA includes:
- a CDS encoding PrgI family protein, translating into MPYVNVPNDLSKIKTKLAFNLTKRQLVCFGIAAAVGIPSYLLARSAIGNTGAMFLMMAVALPAFLLAMYEKDGLPFEKVVRNVLRARFLRPGVRPYQTENIYAPFTQRGAVRKEDAIAKSKKPKARPRKGR; encoded by the coding sequence ATGCCCTATGTGAATGTTCCCAACGACTTATCCAAAATCAAGACCAAGCTGGCCTTTAACCTGACGAAACGCCAGCTTGTGTGTTTCGGGATCGCGGCAGCGGTGGGCATCCCGTCCTATCTGCTGGCCCGGAGTGCCATCGGCAACACGGGAGCCATGTTCCTGATGATGGCGGTGGCGCTCCCGGCGTTCCTGCTGGCGATGTACGAAAAAGACGGGCTCCCCTTTGAAAAGGTGGTGCGGAACGTCCTGCGGGCCCGTTTCCTGCGGCCTGGGGTGAGGCCCTACCAGACGGAAAATATCTATGCCCCGTTTACCCAGCGGGGCGCTGTGAGAAAGGAGGATGCGATTGCAAAAAGTAAAAAGCCCAAAGCGCGGCCCCGGAAAGGCCGCTAA
- a CDS encoding MT-A70 family methyltransferase has protein sequence MIYADPPWRYTQKGLQGAAEKHYPTMGIDELCTLPVADLAAPDSVLFLWATFPQLPEALRLISAWGFQYKSVAFVWLKKNRKSESWFYSLGFWTRGNAEVCLLATRGHPKRQAANVHQFIIAPIQEHSRKPDEARDKIVALMGDVPRVELFARQSPPGWDVWGNEVESTVPDFWTKCPEVGAKGG, from the coding sequence GTGATCTATGCCGATCCCCCCTGGCGCTACACGCAAAAGGGCTTGCAGGGGGCGGCGGAAAAACATTACCCCACAATGGGGATTGACGAGTTATGCACGCTCCCGGTGGCTGATCTGGCAGCCCCGGACAGCGTGCTTTTTTTGTGGGCCACGTTCCCACAGCTCCCGGAGGCCCTGCGGCTAATCAGTGCGTGGGGCTTTCAATATAAATCCGTGGCTTTCGTCTGGCTGAAGAAAAACCGAAAGTCCGAGAGCTGGTTTTATAGCCTGGGCTTTTGGACGAGGGGCAACGCGGAGGTTTGCCTGCTGGCAACACGGGGACACCCAAAACGGCAGGCGGCAAACGTCCATCAATTCATTATTGCCCCGATCCAGGAGCACAGCCGAAAGCCGGACGAGGCCCGTGATAAGATCGTGGCCCTCATGGGCGACGTGCCCAGGGTGGAGCTGTTCGCCCGGCAGTCCCCGCCCGGTTGGGATGTGTGGGGGAACGAGGTGGAAAGCACCGTCCCGGACTTCTGGACAAAGTGTCCAGAGGTGGGCGCGAAAGGAGGTTGA
- a CDS encoding DNA-methyltransferase produces MTDKGTSGQSIQKSPELPEGLFLMDGIEGLRSLPRHSVDMLLTDPPYGTTRNFWDVPLPLPELWEAVKWAVKPDGAVLFFAQCPYDKVLGASNLSMLRYEWVWYKSRCTGFLNARRAPLKKTENILVFYQKLPLYSPQFEQGKPYKKIAGNNGNSTNYGKFTRSGSGSEDGLRFPGNVLTFPAVQRTVHPTQKPVALCEYFIKTYTRPGEVVADICAGSATTAVAALNTGRRFICFETVPAYYAAATERIRLARAALEAGEKGV; encoded by the coding sequence ATGACCGATAAGGGCACCTCTGGACAAAGTATCCAGAAGTCCCCGGAGCTCCCGGAGGGCCTGTTCCTTATGGATGGCATCGAGGGCTTGCGCTCCCTGCCCCGTCATTCGGTGGATATGCTCTTGACCGATCCGCCCTACGGCACCACCCGGAACTTTTGGGATGTGCCCCTGCCGCTCCCGGAGCTGTGGGAGGCGGTTAAGTGGGCGGTCAAGCCGGACGGCGCTGTACTGTTCTTTGCACAATGCCCCTATGACAAGGTGCTGGGGGCATCCAACCTGTCCATGCTCCGCTATGAGTGGGTATGGTACAAAAGCCGCTGCACAGGCTTTCTCAACGCCCGCCGCGCTCCGCTGAAAAAGACGGAGAATATTCTGGTGTTCTATCAGAAGCTCCCTCTTTACAGTCCGCAGTTTGAACAGGGCAAGCCCTATAAGAAAATTGCGGGCAATAACGGGAACAGCACCAACTACGGGAAATTCACCCGTTCCGGCAGCGGATCGGAGGACGGCCTGCGCTTTCCCGGAAATGTGCTGACCTTTCCAGCCGTCCAGCGCACCGTCCACCCCACGCAGAAGCCGGTGGCCCTGTGCGAGTATTTCATCAAAACCTACACCCGGCCCGGCGAGGTGGTGGCGGACATCTGCGCGGGCTCTGCCACAACAGCGGTGGCCGCCCTCAACACGGGCCGCCGCTTCATCTGTTTTGAAACCGTCCCCGCCTATTACGCAGCCGCCACAGAGCGCATCCGTCTGGCGCGGGCAGCGTTGGAGGCCGGGGAGAAAGGAGTGTAA
- a CDS encoding VirB6/TrbL-like conjugal transfer protein, CD1112 family, giving the protein MDFLTDWLTDWLKELLIGGIMGNLEGLFDYVNTQVGEIAVQVGTTPAAWNAGVFSLIRQLSETVILPIAGLVLTFVATYELIQMLLEKNNMHEFDVANIYKWIFKTACAIFILSNTFNIVMAVFDVSQRVIAQAGGLIQGSTDITPDMMAELETTLEGMDLGLLLGLWLQSSIIGVTMWALGIVIFVLVYGRMLEIYLLTSLAPIPMATISHREVGQIGQNYLRSLFAVGFQGLLILVCVAIYAVLIQGIATGGDPIGAIWGTVGYTVLLCFMLFKTGTIARSIFSAH; this is encoded by the coding sequence ATGGATTTTCTCACCGACTGGCTCACGGACTGGCTCAAAGAGCTGCTGATTGGCGGGATCATGGGGAACTTGGAGGGGCTCTTTGATTACGTCAATACCCAAGTCGGAGAGATTGCGGTACAGGTGGGGACTACCCCGGCGGCGTGGAACGCCGGGGTATTTTCCCTCATCCGCCAGCTTTCCGAAACGGTGATCTTGCCGATTGCCGGGCTGGTGCTGACCTTTGTTGCCACCTATGAGCTCATTCAGATGCTTTTGGAAAAAAACAATATGCACGAGTTTGACGTGGCGAATATCTACAAATGGATATTCAAAACGGCTTGTGCCATCTTCATTCTCTCAAACACCTTTAACATTGTGATGGCCGTCTTTGACGTGTCGCAGAGGGTGATCGCCCAGGCGGGCGGCCTGATCCAGGGCTCCACGGACATCACGCCGGATATGATGGCGGAGCTGGAAACCACCCTGGAGGGGATGGATTTAGGGCTGCTTTTGGGCCTGTGGCTCCAGTCCTCTATCATTGGCGTTACCATGTGGGCGCTGGGCATCGTCATTTTTGTGTTGGTGTATGGCAGAATGTTGGAAATCTATTTGCTCACCAGTTTGGCCCCCATCCCGATGGCAACGATCTCCCACCGGGAAGTGGGACAGATCGGGCAGAACTATCTGCGCTCCCTGTTTGCCGTAGGCTTCCAGGGGTTGCTCATTCTGGTGTGTGTTGCGATTTATGCGGTGCTGATCCAGGGAATTGCCACGGGCGGAGATCCCATCGGGGCGATATGGGGCACCGTGGGCTATACGGTTTTGCTCTGCTTCATGCTGTTCAAAACCGGGACGATTGCGCGAAGTATCTTTAGCGCACATTGA
- a CDS encoding recombinase family protein, translating to MMNGYEYTGMDAILAGSFRAAIYCRLSKDDDLDGESASIANQRDMLESYCEKQGWEVVAVYQDDGYTGLNMERPDLKRMLKAIERRQINLVITKDLSRLGRNYLQTGTLIEDFFPRHGVRYIAMNDGIDTMRDNNDIAPFKNILNEMYSKDISKKVHSSYLLKAQQGQFTGCVAPFGYRKDPEDKNHLLVDEETAPIVRQIFLWALEGHGPNFIRRRLEEQKVPCPTWWNRERGFRNVRTKWEKKDPENGRYMWDFSVIKDILMNPVYTGAIASQKKDYRFKIGTIGEKKPQDWIVVEERHEPLIDSKSFAIVQDKLKSRQRPRQDGETSLFAGLIKCGECGKSLTIRTTHAKHPQQIYACKTYGAFGKNHCTQHRVEYDTLYHLVLNKIRDCAKAALTDGEAIAGKLTDTCEAEQKGQREALERSLTKDEERIEVLEKMVLRLYEDMVAGRISEANFNLMLDKTQKEQAELKERVAQGRKKLADEMRLAMDAKQWVDAIQEYADITELDAATLNRLIKEIVVHEHIDSDKTRHISIEIHFNLKPIPEVEQVKG from the coding sequence ATGATGAACGGATACGAATACACAGGCATGGACGCAATTCTGGCGGGCAGCTTCCGGGCGGCCATCTATTGCAGGCTTTCAAAAGACGATGACCTTGACGGGGAGAGCGCCAGTATTGCCAACCAGCGGGATATGCTGGAAAGCTACTGCGAAAAGCAGGGATGGGAGGTTGTGGCAGTCTATCAGGACGATGGCTACACGGGGCTGAACATGGAGCGCCCCGACCTGAAACGGATGTTAAAAGCCATCGAGCGCAGGCAGATAAATCTTGTGATAACGAAAGATTTATCGAGGTTGGGCCGAAATTACTTGCAGACCGGCACACTGATCGAGGACTTCTTCCCCCGTCACGGCGTCCGCTATATCGCCATGAATGACGGTATCGACACCATGCGGGACAACAACGACATTGCGCCGTTCAAGAACATCCTGAATGAGATGTACAGCAAGGATATTTCCAAGAAGGTACATTCCTCGTATCTTCTGAAAGCCCAGCAAGGCCAGTTTACCGGCTGTGTGGCTCCCTTTGGGTATCGGAAAGACCCAGAGGACAAAAACCACCTGCTGGTGGACGAGGAAACCGCCCCCATTGTCCGGCAAATCTTCCTTTGGGCGCTGGAAGGACACGGCCCCAACTTCATCCGGCGCAGGCTGGAAGAACAGAAGGTGCCTTGCCCTACATGGTGGAACCGGGAACGGGGCTTCCGCAATGTCCGCACCAAATGGGAAAAGAAAGACCCGGAAAACGGGCGGTATATGTGGGACTTCTCTGTGATAAAAGACATCCTGATGAATCCCGTTTATACTGGGGCGATAGCTTCCCAAAAGAAGGACTACCGCTTCAAAATTGGAACCATTGGCGAGAAGAAGCCGCAGGACTGGATTGTGGTGGAGGAACGGCACGAACCGTTGATTGACAGCAAAAGTTTTGCCATCGTGCAGGACAAGCTGAAATCCCGCCAGCGCCCCCGGCAGGACGGGGAAACCAGCCTGTTTGCCGGGCTTATCAAGTGCGGCGAGTGCGGCAAGTCGTTGACCATCCGCACCACCCACGCCAAGCACCCGCAGCAGATTTACGCCTGTAAGACCTATGGGGCGTTTGGCAAGAACCATTGCACCCAGCACCGGGTGGAGTACGACACCCTTTACCACCTTGTCCTGAACAAAATCCGGGATTGCGCCAAGGCTGCCCTGACCGATGGGGAAGCCATTGCCGGGAAGCTGACCGACACCTGCGAAGCCGAACAGAAAGGCCAACGGGAAGCGTTGGAGCGTTCCCTGACAAAAGACGAGGAACGGATTGAGGTGCTGGAAAAGATGGTGCTGCGGCTCTATGAGGACATGGTTGCCGGGCGGATCAGCGAAGCCAACTTCAATCTCATGCTGGACAAGACGCAGAAGGAACAGGCCGAGTTGAAAGAACGGGTTGCACAGGGACGCAAGAAGCTGGCTGATGAAATGCGGCTGGCGATGGACGCCAAACAATGGGTGGACGCCATTCAGGAATATGCCGACATCACGGAGTTGGACGCCGCCACCTTAAACCGCCTGATTAAAGAAATCGTTGTCCATGAACACATCGACAGCGATAAGACACGACACATTTCTATCGAAATTCACTTCAATCTCAAACCCATCCCGGAGGTGGAACAGGTCAAGGGCTGA
- a CDS encoding VapE domain-containing protein, translated as MLESTEKGGVRNSIRNCLTVFQNDPLLSGAIAKNLLTERIDIIKPIGYHRTGTAITDTDMNYLLLYLEETYGLTSEKKIAAAIGIVANENGYHPIRDYLNGLSWDGTERIRTCLHHFLGADSDQYTYEALRLFLLGAIHRAFHPGCKFEVMLCLVGGQGAGKSTFFRLLAVKDEWFSDDLRKLDDDNVYRKLQGHWIIEMSEMIATANAKSIEEIKSFLSRQKEVYKIPYETHPEDRLRQCVFGGTSNALDFLPLDRSGNRRFLPVMVYPEQAEVHILDDEAASRAYMEQLWAEAMTIYRSGDFKLSFSPEMVRYLKEHQRDFMPEDTKAGMIQAYLDRYTGSIVCSKQLFREALNHPFDEPKQWEIREINDIMNHCVTGWHYFSNPRMFPEYGRQKGWERENPATDTSNGAGKILEGFVEVTEQMELPF; from the coding sequence ATGTTGGAAAGCACCGAGAAAGGCGGCGTCCGCAACAGTATCCGCAACTGCCTGACCGTCTTTCAGAATGACCCGCTGCTTTCCGGGGCAATCGCAAAAAATCTGCTGACCGAGCGCATCGACATCATCAAGCCCATCGGCTACCACCGTACCGGCACCGCCATCACGGACACGGATATGAACTATCTGCTTTTGTATCTGGAAGAAACCTATGGGCTGACCAGCGAAAAGAAGATTGCCGCCGCCATCGGGATCGTTGCCAACGAAAACGGCTATCACCCCATCCGGGACTACCTGAACGGCCTTTCATGGGACGGAACCGAGCGTATCCGCACCTGTCTGCACCACTTTTTAGGAGCCGACAGCGACCAGTACACCTATGAAGCCCTGCGGCTGTTTCTGCTGGGAGCCATCCACCGGGCATTTCATCCCGGCTGCAAGTTTGAGGTCATGCTCTGTCTGGTGGGCGGCCAGGGCGCCGGAAAATCCACCTTTTTCCGGCTGCTGGCCGTGAAAGACGAGTGGTTTTCCGATGACCTTCGCAAGCTGGACGATGACAATGTGTACCGCAAGCTGCAAGGCCACTGGATTATTGAGATGTCGGAGATGATCGCCACCGCAAACGCCAAGAGCATTGAGGAAATCAAGTCTTTTTTGAGCCGACAGAAGGAGGTCTATAAAATCCCATACGAAACCCACCCGGAGGACAGGCTGCGGCAATGCGTGTTCGGCGGCACTTCCAATGCCCTGGACTTCCTGCCCCTTGACCGTTCCGGCAACCGGCGCTTTCTGCCGGTCATGGTGTACCCGGAACAGGCGGAAGTTCATATTTTGGACGATGAAGCCGCTTCCAGAGCCTACATGGAGCAGCTATGGGCGGAAGCCATGACCATTTACCGCAGTGGGGATTTTAAGCTGTCTTTCAGCCCCGAAATGGTGCGCTATCTCAAAGAACACCAGCGGGATTTCATGCCGGAGGACACCAAGGCCGGGATGATCCAAGCCTACCTTGACCGCTATACCGGCAGCATAGTGTGTTCCAAGCAGCTTTTCCGGGAAGCCCTGAACCACCCCTTTGACGAGCCGAAACAATGGGAAATCCGGGAGATCAACGACATTATGAACCATTGTGTCACAGGCTGGCACTACTTTTCCAATCCCCGGATGTTCCCGGAATACGGCAGGCAAAAGGGCTGGGAGCGTGAAAACCCGGCAACGGATACCAGCAACGGAGCCGGAAAAATCCTGGAGGGATTTGTGGAAGTCACAGAGCAGATGGAGCTTCCTTTCTGA
- a CDS encoding CHC2 zinc finger domain-containing protein translates to MNVFEAVKQSVTTRQAAERYGVRVGRNGMCVCPFHADKKPSMKVDRRFHCFGCQADGDVIDFVSRLEAVSPKEAALMLAQAFSVPYEDKEPPSHRKPPQENPEQRFRRMERYCFRVLCDYRNLLRRWKRDYAPKTPDEDFHPLFVEALQKQDYVDYLLDVLLSPDMEERAALIIDCGKEVSNLERRMAELTAGDTAGRRTDHARNTAAPERP, encoded by the coding sequence TTGAATGTATTTGAAGCTGTCAAGCAGTCTGTTACCACCCGGCAGGCCGCCGAGCGTTACGGCGTCCGGGTGGGACGAAACGGGATGTGCGTCTGTCCCTTCCATGCCGACAAAAAGCCAAGCATGAAGGTTGACCGGCGCTTTCACTGTTTCGGCTGTCAGGCAGACGGGGATGTGATCGACTTTGTTTCCCGTCTGGAAGCTGTCAGCCCCAAGGAAGCCGCCCTCATGCTGGCGCAGGCGTTTTCCGTCCCCTATGAGGACAAGGAGCCGCCCAGCCACAGGAAACCACCGCAGGAAAACCCGGAACAGCGGTTCCGCCGTATGGAACGGTACTGCTTCCGGGTGCTGTGCGACTATCGAAACCTGCTGCGCCGCTGGAAACGGGACTATGCCCCCAAGACGCCAGACGAGGATTTCCACCCTTTGTTTGTGGAAGCCCTGCAAAAGCAGGACTATGTGGACTATTTGCTGGATGTGCTGCTCTCCCCGGACATGGAGGAACGGGCAGCCCTTATCATCGACTGTGGAAAGGAAGTGAGCAATCTTGAAAGACGAATGGCAGAGCTTACCGCCGGAGATACGGCAGGCCGCAGAACAGACCATGCAAGAAACACCGCCGCCCCGGAACGCCCGTGA
- the mobQ gene encoding MobQ family relaxase — MPCPHHDIKIVQRSNRQSAVAAAAYQSGERLFSEYDQKQKYYSEKRGIVHTEIMLPPHAPPEYADRNILWNAAETQEKQWNSQLARRIVLAIPREIPSEQHADLIRDYCREFFVSKGMIADFAIHDKGDGNPHAHILLTMRAMDETGKWLPKSRKVYDLDKNGERIRLPSGNWKSHKEDTVDWNDQKYAEIWRQGWAAIANRYLEANDRPERLDLRSYERQGLDKIPTVHMGPAVSQMEKRGIQTNIGNLNRDITAANRLMQSIRQMVRHLKGWIADLKEKKAALLEALQEAKEPILPELLGKYLDLRREERTGWTSKGQLKGTVNDFNKVMDAIRYLREKELSTVESLDTYLDTVSEQAVSIRAEMKPKEKRMKEIDTMLSHIANFEAHKPVHAEYAAIRFKKPEEQFAAAHRDELDAYNAAVRYFKVHLEGTKYSTKKLNEERTQLAGEMAEYRERLSAVQEDVKILRDVRHWLNQVLPSEQYRQTAEPGKKPSIQQAVKGRAQRIREEQAEKRQQPRTEKKQDIEL; from the coding sequence ATGCCCTGTCCCCACCACGATATAAAAATCGTCCAGCGCAGCAACCGCCAGTCAGCCGTAGCCGCCGCAGCTTACCAGAGCGGCGAACGGCTGTTTTCTGAGTACGACCAGAAGCAGAAATACTATTCCGAGAAACGAGGAATTGTCCACACGGAAATCATGCTGCCGCCCCACGCACCGCCGGAGTACGCAGACCGCAACATCTTGTGGAACGCTGCCGAGACACAAGAAAAACAATGGAACTCCCAGCTTGCCCGCAGGATCGTACTTGCCATACCGAGGGAAATCCCCTCGGAGCAACACGCCGACCTGATCCGGGACTATTGCCGGGAGTTTTTTGTTTCCAAAGGCATGATTGCCGATTTTGCCATTCACGATAAGGGGGACGGGAATCCCCACGCCCACATCTTGCTGACCATGCGGGCAATGGACGAAACCGGGAAATGGCTTCCCAAGAGCCGGAAGGTTTATGACCTTGACAAGAACGGCGAGCGTATCCGGCTCCCGTCCGGGAACTGGAAAAGCCACAAGGAGGACACCGTAGACTGGAACGACCAGAAGTACGCCGAGATATGGCGGCAGGGCTGGGCGGCTATCGCCAATCGCTATCTGGAAGCCAATGACCGCCCGGAACGCCTTGACCTTCGTTCCTATGAACGGCAGGGGCTTGATAAAATCCCCACCGTCCACATGGGGCCAGCGGTCAGCCAGATGGAGAAACGAGGGATACAGACCAACATCGGCAATCTCAACCGGGATATTACCGCTGCCAACCGGCTTATGCAGTCCATCCGTCAGATGGTGCGTCACCTGAAAGGCTGGATCGCAGACCTGAAGGAGAAAAAGGCCGCTCTGCTGGAAGCCTTGCAGGAAGCGAAGGAACCCATCCTGCCGGAGCTGCTGGGCAAATATCTGGATTTGCGCCGGGAGGAGCGCACCGGCTGGACGAGCAAAGGCCAGCTCAAAGGCACTGTAAATGACTTCAACAAAGTAATGGACGCTATCCGCTATCTGCGGGAAAAGGAGCTGTCCACCGTGGAGAGCCTTGACACCTATCTGGATACCGTCAGCGAGCAGGCCGTTTCCATCCGGGCAGAGATGAAGCCGAAGGAAAAACGCATGAAGGAGATCGACACCATGCTTTCCCATATCGCCAACTTTGAAGCCCACAAGCCGGTTCATGCGGAATATGCCGCCATCCGGTTTAAGAAGCCAGAGGAACAGTTTGCCGCCGCCCATCGGGACGAGCTGGACGCCTACAATGCCGCTGTCCGCTATTTCAAGGTGCATTTGGAGGGAACCAAGTACAGCACCAAGAAATTGAACGAGGAACGGACGCAGCTTGCCGGAGAGATGGCCGAGTACAGGGAACGCCTGTCAGCGGTGCAGGAGGATGTGAAGATTCTCCGGGATGTGCGCCACTGGCTCAATCAGGTGCTTCCGTCCGAGCAGTACCGCCAGACCGCCGAGCCGGGCAAGAAACCGTCCATCCAGCAGGCAGTCAAAGGTCGGGCGCAGCGTATCCGGGAGGAACAAGCCGAGAAACGCCAGCAGCCCCGCACAGAGAAAAAACAGGATATAGAACTTTAA
- a CDS encoding helix-turn-helix transcriptional regulator, which produces MNGELTLKNHLKEARVEKNLSQAALAEMVGVSRNTISSIETGQFNPTAKLALILCIALDKKFEELFYFD; this is translated from the coding sequence ATGAATGGTGAATTGACACTTAAAAATCATCTCAAAGAAGCCCGTGTTGAAAAAAATCTATCGCAGGCGGCATTGGCAGAAATGGTAGGTGTCTCCCGCAACACCATTAGTTCGATTGAAACAGGTCAGTTCAACCCTACCGCCAAACTTGCACTCATTTTATGTATTGCCCTTGACAAGAAGTTTGAAGAACTATTCTATTTTGATTAA
- a CDS encoding DUF6442 family protein: MKKEDILSKAQKEGMLGIDEGTKQMKNQGRLIGQAMFSFVFVIIALLAIITKSEIDYGVRAMFLGYLAGETFIEWRFKKSKVFLLLSIAASFTTILALIGVACSMFGVAL, from the coding sequence ATGAAAAAAGAAGATATTTTGTCAAAGGCGCAAAAAGAAGGTATGCTTGGCATTGATGAGGGAACGAAACAGATGAAAAATCAAGGGAGATTGATTGGTCAAGCAATGTTCAGTTTCGTGTTTGTCATAATTGCGCTTCTTGCTATAATTACCAAGAGCGAGATTGACTATGGGGTGCGTGCAATGTTTTTGGGATATCTTGCAGGAGAAACATTTATAGAATGGAGATTCAAAAAGAGTAAGGTGTTTTTGCTTTTATCGATTGCTGCGAGCTTTACGACTATTTTAGCTTTAATTGGGGTTGCTTGCAGTATGTTTGGAGTAGCTCTATGA
- a CDS encoding DUF3847 domain-containing protein translates to MNEKLEKLNRELAKGEARLRRAQHEEKILAHQIKQLTRKERTHRLCTRGAMLESFLIRPEVLTDDDVMDILKQAFSQTDMKEVVAESVKGRVAGEPLTE, encoded by the coding sequence ATGAATGAAAAGCTGGAAAAACTCAACCGGGAGCTTGCCAAAGGCGAAGCCAGACTGCGGCGGGCGCAGCACGAAGAAAAGATACTGGCACACCAGATAAAACAGCTTACCCGGAAAGAACGGACGCACCGGCTTTGTACCAGAGGAGCTATGCTGGAAAGTTTCCTGATAAGGCCGGAAGTGCTGACGGACGATGACGTGATGGACATTCTGAAACAGGCATTTTCCCAAACTGACATGAAAGAAGTTGTTGCGGAAAGCGTGAAAGGTCGGGTAGCTGGGGAACCCCTTACGGAGTAA
- a CDS encoding DeoR family transcriptional regulator: MEFEFMTADTVLPPCMPLPPAMLRLPVSSTAKVMYARLLDATLTVGTEDTNGILFVRFPIVELAAALSRSSVTVKRSLKELEDAGLILRVRRGVGEPNRIYTLLPKKEGCRDE; encoded by the coding sequence ATGGAATTTGAATTTATGACCGCAGATACCGTTCTGCCGCCCTGTATGCCACTTCCCCCCGCCATGTTGCGGCTGCCGGTCAGCAGCACCGCAAAGGTCATGTATGCCCGCCTGCTGGACGCCACCCTTACGGTGGGTACGGAGGATACCAACGGGATACTGTTTGTCCGTTTCCCCATTGTGGAGCTGGCGGCGGCCTTGTCCCGAAGCTCCGTAACCGTCAAGCGTTCCTTGAAAGAATTGGAGGACGCCGGACTGATCCTGCGGGTGCGCCGGGGTGTGGGAGAACCGAACCGTATTTACACGCTGCTCCCCAAGAAGGAGGGCTGCCGTGATGAATGA
- a CDS encoding helix-turn-helix domain-containing protein produces the protein MKDHVSLQERLKDLRVEKGLKLEELAEKTGISKSALASYENEENRNKEINHGNLITLADFYEVSIDYLFCRTENREQINTPLSELHLTDEAVALLKSGRINTRLLCEMMSHEKFAELMADAEIYVDGMATMRFHDLNSALAAVRVMILEEHPEAAADRSLKILEAGQIEEEDFFCHVTHKTWDTILHDIRKAHENDMESAPDTTPADELIKAVRKAMQSTGDRVQEFLEIFCKAFQLKYKRLTDEERVTLKRLFKRSPLIKNSGINFRRRPWK, from the coding sequence ATGAAAGACCATGTTTCCTTACAGGAACGCTTGAAAGATTTACGGGTGGAAAAGGGCTTGAAGCTGGAAGAACTGGCGGAAAAGACCGGCATTTCAAAATCTGCTTTGGCAAGCTATGAAAATGAAGAAAACCGAAATAAGGAAATCAATCACGGCAACCTTATCACACTGGCAGACTTTTATGAGGTGTCCATTGACTATCTGTTCTGCCGGACAGAAAACCGGGAGCAGATCAACACCCCGCTGTCTGAACTGCATTTGACCGATGAAGCCGTGGCGCTTCTGAAAAGCGGACGGATCAATACCCGGCTGCTGTGCGAGATGATGTCCCACGAAAAATTTGCGGAACTGATGGCTGACGCAGAAATCTATGTGGATGGAATGGCTACCATGCGGTTCCATGACCTCAACAGTGCGCTGGCCGCTGTCCGGGTAATGATACTGGAAGAGCATCCCGAAGCCGCCGCAGACCGTTCCCTGAAAATTCTGGAAGCCGGTCAGATAGAGGAAGAAGATTTTTTCTGCCATGTGACACACAAAACATGGGACACAATCCTTCACGATATACGCAAAGCCCATGAGAACGACATGGAGAGTGCGCCGGATACCACGCCCGCCGATGAACTAATAAAGGCAGTCCGAAAGGCCATGCAGTCCACCGGCGATAGGGTGCAGGAATTTTTGGAAATCTTCTGCAAGGCGTTCCAGCTGAAATACAAGCGGCTCACAGACGAGGAAAGAGTGACCCTGAAAAGACTGTTCAAAAGATCGCCACTGATTAAAAATTCCGGGATCAACTTCCGGCGCAGGCCGTGGAAATGA